Proteins from a single region of Bartonella sp. M0283:
- a CDS encoding magnesium transporter CorA family protein: MIRSFRSATDRLVEVPLKEDGTPENDVLWIDLSDPTAGEEKELEKWLGIPIPTHDDMTEIEESSRFYMENGAQYMTAPLIYTVDGDKRDIAPVTFILTGSRLVTVRYSHPQAVELFILRVTKAGNGVITQQCTGLTILTAVMEAATDRLADLLEAVSARIEKASRNIFHRDEGAMPMSTVDFRKILNQIGNQGTLLSMVRESIAGVSRLLVYVEAYGKTVTPKYIEADGKTVTPKKDMKTTVKSLEQDTQSLEHYADFLSAKMTFLLDTVVGMISTEQNAIIKFFSVAAVGFMPPTLVASIYGMNFQFMPELNEKWGYPFALFLMIISAVIPILYFRKKGWL, encoded by the coding sequence ATGATCCGCAGTTTCCGTTCCGCAACTGACCGTCTTGTTGAAGTCCCCTTGAAAGAAGACGGAACGCCTGAAAATGACGTGCTGTGGATTGATCTTTCCGATCCGACTGCGGGAGAAGAAAAAGAGCTCGAAAAGTGGCTCGGCATTCCTATACCGACTCATGATGATATGACGGAGATTGAAGAATCGAGCCGCTTTTATATGGAAAATGGAGCGCAATATATGACCGCTCCATTGATTTATACCGTTGATGGAGACAAGCGCGATATTGCACCGGTCACCTTCATTCTGACGGGTTCTCGGCTCGTTACAGTGCGTTATAGTCACCCGCAAGCTGTCGAACTTTTCATTTTACGCGTTACCAAAGCAGGTAATGGCGTTATCACCCAGCAATGTACAGGCTTGACCATTTTGACAGCCGTTATGGAAGCGGCAACAGACCGGCTTGCCGATCTTCTCGAAGCGGTTTCGGCGCGCATCGAGAAGGCCTCGCGCAACATCTTCCATCGGGATGAGGGTGCCATGCCGATGTCGACTGTGGATTTTCGTAAAATTCTTAACCAGATCGGCAATCAAGGTACGTTGCTTTCAATGGTTAGAGAAAGCATTGCCGGTGTCAGCCGCCTTCTTGTTTATGTCGAAGCATATGGAAAAACCGTTACACCGAAATATATTGAAGCCGATGGCAAAACGGTAACGCCGAAAAAAGATATGAAGACCACTGTCAAGTCGCTTGAACAGGATACCCAGTCACTCGAACATTATGCCGATTTTCTTTCGGCAAAAATGACATTCCTTCTTGATACTGTCGTCGGAATGATTTCGACAGAACAAAATGCCATTATCAAATTTTTCTCGGTCGCTGCTGTCGGTTTCATGCCGCCGACGCTTGTTGCCTCTATCTATGGAATGAATTTCCAATTTATGCCGGAACTCAATGAAAAATGGGGTTATCCTTTTGCCCTTTTTCTCATGATTATTTCTGCCGTTATACCGATTTTATATTTCAGAAAAAAAGGCTGGCTTTAA
- a CDS encoding polysaccharide deacetylase family protein gives MLQYIHRCIFAGIISLCVPAISLAGTSEPSLHIEKGEASSPQVALTLDLCMGDIDHRIFDTLVSHQIKATLFVTARWLQRNKQTVEVIKAHPELFELENHGKNHIPAIDNQPDIYGLKTAGNLKAVCEEVKGGEESLVAAGFPKPNWYRDASARYSKDAIKLVHDMGYEIGGFSLNADMGASLPAKTVAARISSAKNGDVIIAHMNQPKRASGQGVATGILELQKRGFKFVRLSDAIKPVNRQASLEDCNVLKQTDALQKTVVGQ, from the coding sequence ATGTTGCAATATATTCACCGGTGCATTTTTGCCGGTATCATAAGTCTGTGCGTACCGGCTATAAGTCTGGCCGGTACGAGCGAACCATCATTGCATATAGAAAAAGGTGAAGCATCGAGTCCGCAAGTTGCTTTGACACTTGATTTATGTATGGGTGATATTGATCATCGCATTTTCGACACTCTTGTTTCCCATCAGATTAAAGCCACCTTATTTGTTACGGCCCGCTGGCTGCAACGCAACAAGCAAACGGTCGAAGTCATCAAGGCGCATCCTGAACTGTTCGAACTGGAAAATCATGGCAAAAATCATATTCCCGCTATTGATAACCAGCCCGATATTTACGGCTTGAAGACGGCTGGCAATCTCAAGGCGGTGTGTGAAGAGGTCAAAGGCGGCGAAGAAAGCTTGGTAGCGGCCGGTTTTCCGAAGCCTAACTGGTATCGTGATGCATCTGCACGTTATTCAAAAGATGCAATCAAACTTGTTCATGACATGGGCTATGAGATAGGCGGTTTTTCTTTGAATGCCGATATGGGCGCATCACTACCGGCAAAAACTGTTGCCGCACGTATTTCATCTGCTAAGAATGGGGATGTCATTATCGCCCATATGAACCAACCCAAACGCGCATCGGGGCAGGGTGTTGCAACTGGTATTCTGGAGCTTCAGAAAAGGGGCTTCAAATTTGTAAGATTGTCAGATGCAATAAAACCGGTGAATAGACAGGCGAGCCTTGAGGATTGCAATGTGTTGAAACAAACCGACGCATTGCAGAAAACAGTTGTTGGACAATGA
- a CDS encoding MBL fold metallo-hydrolase: protein MSISFNEEFSPNYGHAVLLQNNVRRLTAHNPSPFTFTGTNSYILGNEELAIIDPGPDDEEQLATLLRVIDGRPLNYIFITHSHSDHSGIAKRLSKLTGGAIVAEGGYRPASTQVSDPAMTVDASCDKNFTPDIFLGDGESIKGDGWELTSITTPGHMANHTAYALEKTGIVFTGDHVMAWSTTLVAPPDGSMKDYMESLDKLARREDKIYLPGHGGAVTNPKTYVRAIIAHRKMRERAILERLTIGDRTIEQIVSAIYRKLDQRLLKAATLSVLAHLEFLVTRGIVKVEGRIALQSCYSLS from the coding sequence ATGTCGATAAGTTTTAACGAAGAGTTCTCTCCGAATTACGGGCACGCGGTGTTGCTTCAAAATAATGTCAGGCGACTGACAGCCCATAATCCGTCTCCGTTTACCTTTACCGGTACGAATAGTTATATCCTTGGAAATGAAGAACTGGCGATTATCGACCCCGGTCCCGATGATGAAGAACAATTGGCAACCTTGCTTCGTGTCATTGATGGTCGCCCTCTCAATTACATTTTTATTACCCATAGCCATAGTGATCATAGCGGAATAGCAAAACGATTGAGCAAGCTGACAGGCGGCGCAATTGTTGCAGAAGGTGGTTATCGTCCGGCATCCACTCAAGTTTCAGACCCTGCAATGACTGTTGATGCGAGTTGCGACAAAAACTTCACCCCCGATATCTTTCTTGGAGATGGTGAATCAATCAAAGGAGATGGGTGGGAACTTACGTCTATTACAACACCTGGCCACATGGCCAATCATACAGCCTATGCACTGGAAAAAACCGGTATAGTTTTTACCGGCGATCATGTTATGGCGTGGTCGACGACACTCGTTGCACCGCCTGATGGTTCAATGAAAGATTATATGGAATCACTTGATAAGCTCGCCCGACGTGAAGACAAAATTTACCTGCCCGGTCATGGAGGAGCCGTTACCAACCCGAAGACTTATGTTCGTGCCATTATTGCGCACAGGAAAATGCGTGAACGCGCAATTCTAGAACGACTGACCATTGGTGACCGCACGATTGAGCAGATTGTCAGCGCGATTTACCGCAAGCTCGACCAGCGTCTTCTCAAAGCAGCAACGCTTTCGGTACTTGCCCATTTGGAGTTTTTAGTCACGAGAGGAATTGTCAAAGTTGAAGGGAGAATAGCGCTTCAAAGCTGTTATTCTTTGTCCTGA
- a CDS encoding DUF1499 domain-containing protein, giving the protein MRKKYVRLTSYAASWSPRFGGLSLLLLIISSLLHRFSFIRTNVFLILSALAGVFALTALALALKGLFDLWKNGDRGGLKSLKGIVYSFITLTPIAAFLLMWSVMPPLADISTDTDTPPRFITGTRPVDALPVAVDLSDQAHLQLKEWPELSGRRYDGSPDRILKSVRNVLDTEGWLIKAQRGVDGEDEQLFIETEAKTFYLGFASDIVIRLTDEGDTTFVDMRSASRYLSRDLGVNAAFILTFMDALDTEMLSTPVDQDKE; this is encoded by the coding sequence ATGAGAAAAAAATACGTTCGCTTGACATCATATGCTGCTTCATGGTCGCCTCGTTTTGGTGGCTTAAGTCTTTTGCTACTTATCATTTCGAGTCTTCTGCACCGGTTTTCATTTATCCGCACGAATGTATTCCTCATTCTTTCAGCATTGGCCGGAGTGTTTGCCCTGACAGCATTGGCTTTGGCGTTAAAAGGTCTTTTTGACCTTTGGAAAAATGGTGATCGTGGCGGGCTAAAATCCTTAAAAGGAATTGTCTATTCGTTCATAACGCTGACACCAATTGCGGCTTTTCTGTTAATGTGGTCTGTCATGCCGCCGCTTGCCGATATTTCGACTGATACCGATACACCACCACGTTTCATTACAGGGACAAGACCGGTTGATGCTTTACCTGTTGCTGTTGACTTGTCCGATCAGGCTCATTTGCAATTGAAAGAATGGCCGGAACTTTCTGGCCGTCGTTATGACGGCTCTCCCGATCGTATTTTGAAATCTGTACGCAATGTTCTTGATACTGAGGGGTGGCTGATCAAGGCTCAACGGGGTGTCGATGGCGAAGATGAACAACTTTTTATAGAAACGGAAGCAAAAACTTTTTATCTGGGGTTTGCATCGGACATCGTTATCAGATTGACCGATGAAGGAGATACAACTTTCGTGGATATGCGTTCCGCCTCCCGATATTTATCGCGTGATCTCGGGGTAAATGCTGCTTTCATTCTTACATTTATGGATGCACTGGACACAGAGATGCTCTCGACGCCGGTTGATCAGGACAAAGAATAA
- a CDS encoding methylmalonyl-CoA mutase family protein translates to MSSKQSHPSDNVTSRQAGWSVMQRADDPDIERARFQLKEDIANGATGISLVFEGANSAYGFGLPAKAETIPTLFDGVSLDGLHIRLDNHPHGRVIADSFIDYLQHRRINPTRTKLTFSTDPTAVLATTGKLKMSIEALKASLPQSMSVFFSSGIPGVVLEADGRPYHNAGATPAQEIGAMLSVALAHLKMVEEARHHIIYALPHIGFATALDEDPVMGLAKMRAIRLLWRRLQGERGVSSPFPAIIHVETSMRMMTRQDALNNISRSSIAAYAAILGGASSLSVLPYSFVFGLPDQTARRIARNSQLIFIKELASPLAKSMSRRDNDADALAEAAWVEFTRLEDEGGVMQSLIDGNLAKRIEEARDLRLASYHKNERAIIGTSEYLQTDDGVTGIVDTKPVHFEAEGISHCHPLVSGRWDQDFLEVQKIAPVEITKD, encoded by the coding sequence ATGAGCTCGAAACAGTCCCATCCATCCGACAATGTAACATCCCGTCAGGCAGGCTGGTCTGTCATGCAACGTGCCGACGATCCGGATATCGAACGCGCCCGCTTCCAACTTAAAGAAGATATAGCCAATGGTGCAACCGGCATCTCGCTCGTTTTCGAGGGCGCTAATAGTGCTTACGGGTTCGGGTTGCCAGCCAAAGCTGAAACAATACCGACTCTTTTTGATGGTGTAAGTCTTGATGGCTTGCATATCCGTTTGGATAATCACCCTCATGGTCGCGTTATTGCGGACAGCTTTATCGATTATCTCCAGCATCGGCGCATAAATCCGACACGAACAAAACTTACTTTCAGTACCGATCCGACCGCTGTTTTAGCGACAACAGGCAAGCTCAAAATGTCTATTGAAGCTTTGAAAGCGTCTCTGCCGCAATCAATGTCGGTGTTCTTTTCTTCCGGTATTCCGGGGGTTGTGCTTGAGGCAGATGGGCGTCCCTATCATAATGCGGGCGCTACTCCGGCACAGGAAATCGGCGCTATGTTGTCGGTTGCTCTCGCCCATTTGAAAATGGTTGAAGAAGCACGTCACCATATCATCTATGCTTTGCCGCATATCGGTTTTGCTACAGCGCTTGATGAAGATCCCGTTATGGGGCTGGCAAAAATGCGGGCCATAAGGTTGCTTTGGCGGCGCCTTCAGGGCGAACGTGGTGTTTCGTCTCCATTTCCTGCGATCATTCATGTGGAGACCTCCATGCGGATGATGACAAGACAGGATGCTTTGAATAATATTTCCCGTTCTTCCATTGCGGCTTATGCTGCAATTTTAGGGGGTGCTTCTTCATTATCCGTATTGCCATATAGTTTTGTTTTCGGCCTGCCGGATCAAACGGCACGACGCATTGCTCGCAATAGCCAGCTCATCTTTATCAAGGAGCTTGCTAGCCCGCTTGCAAAGAGTATGAGCCGCCGCGATAATGATGCGGATGCTCTTGCTGAAGCTGCCTGGGTTGAATTTACCCGCCTTGAAGATGAAGGCGGCGTCATGCAAAGCCTGATCGACGGCAATCTGGCCAAGCGTATTGAAGAAGCGCGCGATCTCAGACTGGCGAGTTATCACAAAAATGAGCGCGCCATTATCGGCACATCCGAATATCTACAAACTGATGATGGAGTGACTGGCATTGTTGATACCAAACCTGTGCATTTTGAGGCAGAAGGTATCTCCCATTGTCACCCGTTGGTATCAGGACGTTGGGATCAGGACTTTCTGGAAGTACAAAAAATCGCTCCGGTCGAAATCACAAAGGATTAA